A genomic window from Candidatus Methylacidiphilum fumarolicum includes:
- a CDS encoding RluA family pseudouridine synthase — protein sequence MIRGGEEIEILDAEEDDNAFPPLPENIPLDILFEDEEVIVINKQRGIVVHPGCGHWSGTIVNGLLFHYGHSLPSVALHRPGIVHRLDKDTSGAMVIAKTEEALKALLWQFSTRRITKTYICLCKNRFPYQSFIYKSNIQRHSTNRKKMSVHLTKGKESETQFSLLYASSEASMLKCRPISGRTHQIRVHLAHLGYPIIGDPLYGKGVRKYAFPMLLHSYGLKFLHPKKEKIVEIFAPLPQDFKEALEFFYGKNQPWKDQGVDLQVS from the coding sequence TTGATTCGAGGCGGAGAAGAAATTGAAATTCTTGATGCGGAAGAGGACGATAATGCATTTCCTCCTCTCCCAGAGAATATCCCTTTAGACATCCTTTTTGAGGATGAAGAAGTTATAGTTATTAATAAACAAAGAGGTATAGTCGTTCATCCTGGATGTGGTCACTGGTCAGGGACTATAGTTAACGGTTTGCTTTTCCACTATGGTCATTCTTTACCTAGCGTTGCTCTTCATCGCCCTGGAATTGTCCATAGATTAGACAAAGATACCTCAGGAGCAATGGTTATTGCAAAAACAGAAGAAGCTCTAAAAGCACTTCTTTGGCAGTTTTCTACTCGAAGGATAACAAAAACATATATCTGCTTATGCAAAAATAGATTTCCTTATCAATCCTTTATCTATAAATCGAATATACAAAGGCATTCTACAAATAGAAAAAAAATGTCCGTTCATTTGACAAAAGGAAAGGAATCAGAAACTCAATTTTCTCTTCTTTATGCTTCTTCAGAAGCTTCTATGCTGAAGTGTCGGCCTATTTCTGGAAGAACCCATCAGATCAGGGTTCACCTCGCCCATCTTGGGTATCCTATTATCGGTGATCCATTGTATGGGAAAGGCGTTAGAAAATATGCATTCCCAATGTTACTTCATTCCTATGGATTAAAGTTTTTGCATCCGAAAAAGGAAAAAATTGTCGAAATTTTTGCTCCTCTTCCTCAAGATTTTAAAGAGGCATTAGAATTCTTTTATGGAAAAAATCAACCATGGAAAGATCAAGGCGTTGATCTACAAGTATCTTGA